The Sphingomonas sanxanigenens DSM 19645 = NX02 genome includes a region encoding these proteins:
- the hutU gene encoding urocanate hydratase, which translates to MTRLDNSRVIRPATGTELSARSWLTEAPLRMLMNNLHPDVAERPEELVVYGGIGRAARDWESYDRIVETLRRLEDDQTLLVQSGKPVGVFRTHADAPRVLIANSNLVPRWASWEHFNELDRKGLAMYGQMTAGSWIYIGTQGIVQGTYETFVEMGRQHYDGDLTGRWLLTAGLGGMGGAQPLAAVMAGASCIAIECQRSRIEMRLRTGYLDKAAETIDEALAIVEEAKLAGKPVSVGLLGNAAELLPEMFSRGIRPDLLTDQTSAHDPVNGYLPAGWTVAEWVERREREPQAVAAAAKASMAVHVQAMLDFQAAGVPTVDYGNNIRQVAKDEGVANAFDFPGFVPAYIRPLFCRGVGPFRWAALSGDPEDIYRTDEKVKALLPDDAHLHRWLDMARERIHFQGLPARICWVGLGDRHRLGLAFNEMVAKGELTAPVVIGRDHLDSGSVASPNRETEAMKDGSDAVSDWPLLNALLNTASGATWVSLHHGGGVGMGYSQHSGMVIVADGTEAAAKRLERVLWNDPATGVMRHADAGYDIAIDCARDKGLDLPGILG; encoded by the coding sequence GTGACTCGCCTCGACAACAGCCGCGTCATCCGCCCGGCCACCGGCACCGAATTGTCGGCGCGCAGCTGGCTGACCGAGGCGCCGCTTCGGATGCTGATGAACAATCTCCACCCCGATGTCGCCGAGCGGCCGGAGGAACTCGTCGTTTATGGCGGCATCGGCCGCGCCGCGCGCGACTGGGAAAGCTATGACCGCATCGTCGAGACGCTGCGCCGGCTGGAGGATGACCAGACCTTGCTCGTCCAGTCGGGCAAGCCGGTGGGCGTGTTCCGCACCCATGCCGACGCGCCGCGCGTGCTGATCGCCAATTCCAACCTCGTGCCGCGATGGGCGAGCTGGGAGCATTTCAACGAGCTCGATCGCAAGGGGCTGGCGATGTACGGCCAGATGACCGCGGGCTCGTGGATCTATATCGGCACGCAGGGGATCGTCCAGGGCACCTATGAGACCTTCGTCGAGATGGGGCGCCAGCATTATGACGGCGACCTGACCGGCCGCTGGCTGCTGACCGCCGGCCTTGGCGGCATGGGCGGCGCGCAGCCGCTGGCGGCGGTGATGGCGGGGGCATCGTGCATCGCGATCGAATGCCAGCGCTCGCGCATCGAGATGCGGCTGCGGACAGGCTATCTCGACAAGGCGGCCGAGACGATCGACGAGGCGCTGGCAATCGTCGAGGAGGCGAAGCTTGCCGGCAAGCCGGTGTCCGTGGGCCTGCTCGGCAATGCCGCCGAACTGCTGCCCGAGATGTTCAGCCGCGGCATCCGGCCGGACCTGCTGACCGACCAGACCTCCGCGCATGATCCGGTCAACGGCTATCTGCCGGCGGGCTGGACGGTGGCCGAATGGGTCGAGCGGCGCGAGCGTGAGCCGCAGGCGGTGGCTGCCGCGGCCAAGGCCTCGATGGCGGTGCATGTCCAGGCGATGCTCGATTTCCAGGCGGCGGGCGTGCCCACGGTCGACTATGGCAACAATATCCGCCAGGTCGCGAAGGATGAGGGCGTCGCGAACGCGTTCGACTTCCCGGGTTTCGTCCCCGCCTATATCCGGCCTTTGTTCTGCCGCGGCGTCGGGCCGTTCCGCTGGGCGGCGCTGTCGGGCGATCCCGAGGATATCTATCGCACCGACGAGAAGGTGAAGGCATTGCTGCCGGACGATGCGCATCTTCATCGCTGGCTCGACATGGCGCGCGAGCGCATCCATTTTCAGGGGCTGCCGGCGCGGATCTGCTGGGTCGGTCTGGGTGACCGTCACCGGCTTGGTCTGGCGTTCAACGAGATGGTGGCGAAGGGCGAACTCACGGCGCCGGTGGTGATCGGCCGCGACCATCTTGATTCCGGTTCGGTCGCCAGCCCCAACCGCGAGACCGAGGCGATGAAGGACGGCAGCGATGCGGTGTCGGACTGGCCGCTGCTCAACGCGCTGCTCAACACCGCCTCGGGCGCGACCTGGGTGTCGCTGCACCATGGCGGCGGCGTCGGCATGGGCTATTCGCAGCACAGCGGCATGGTGATCGTCGCCGATGGCACAGAGGCCGCGGCGAAGCGGCTGGAGCGGGTTTTGTGGAACGACCCGGCGACCGGCGTGATGCGTCACGCCGATGCGGGCTATGACATCGCGATCGATTGCGCGCGCGACAAGGGCCTCGACCTGCCGGGCATCCTCGGCTGA
- a CDS encoding HutD/Ves family protein encodes MVRLLPAADRVAKPWKNGGGTTSDLLFFPPDAGMEDFGWRLSIADVAAAGPFSAFADVDRSLSVLEGDLELAVAGDAPVRLTPEAGAFSFAGDAPAHGRPVGGAVRDLNLMVRRGAWRGRVDRVTDFPAAIAAGDAAALVVLATGETTVDAGGAAYAMAPLDALLVERPEAILIAAVAAVHIIRIWPG; translated from the coding sequence ATGGTTCGGCTGCTCCCCGCCGCCGATCGCGTTGCAAAGCCATGGAAGAATGGCGGGGGCACGACGAGCGATCTGCTCTTCTTTCCGCCCGACGCGGGGATGGAAGATTTCGGCTGGCGGTTGAGCATCGCCGACGTGGCGGCGGCGGGGCCTTTCTCCGCCTTTGCTGATGTCGACCGCTCGCTTTCCGTACTCGAGGGGGATCTCGAACTGGCCGTCGCCGGAGACGCACCGGTTCGGCTGACCCCCGAGGCCGGCGCGTTCTCCTTTGCGGGGGATGCGCCGGCGCATGGCCGGCCGGTGGGCGGCGCGGTGCGCGATCTCAACCTGATGGTCCGCCGCGGCGCGTGGCGGGGCAGGGTGGATCGGGTGACCGATTTCCCGGCGGCGATCGCGGCAGGCGATGCCGCGGCGCTGGTGGTGCTGGCGACCGGCGAGACGACGGTGGACGCCGGGGGTGCCGCCTACGCGATGGCGCCGCTCGATGCGTTGCTGGTCGAGCGGCCAGAGGCGATCCTGATCGCGGCTGTCGCGGCAGTGCATATCATCAGGATCTGGCCGGGCTGA
- a CDS encoding calcium-binding protein: MPTYNGTTGPDTITGDQAGPAEDTINGGNGNDVLTGGELADILNGGAGTDTLSGGNGDDTLNGGAGADTINGGDGDDVILYSASGDPVAGEQIVGGAGFDVIRGSTGATLDLSVVTIAADVEGLDVFGTVRLTALQLDRFSYIYSYGYAIEIASAGIISLNGATLLNNVNIYLSASGNTLDFTGADADNYAAIYGATGNDNVTGTAFGDYLYGDAGDDIVNGADGADTIDGGTGTNTLSGGAGDDTIYSVSVLDTIDGGAGTDTLYIDASAMTSGVVSTLAITGVETLGYLYLTQYDDIVSLANVSFTTGGTVYLLEGNDQATGSIAGDIIYGGGGDDQLSGGAGDDELIGDSGSDTLSGGDGNDVLRSYADVDSFMDIDTLAGGSGDDRLFGGYGDNLDGGAGVDTLSIEYRYAPSGLMLDFSVLFTGGSMQVGGGTLQGFERYGYLTASEFNDVISVGDASEDSSVLYHGIWGHGGDDTLNGGSGNNTLLGGLGRDILNGGAGIDTAAYYDLTAGVGVNVNLNSTAAQNTVGGGVDTLSSIENLIGTAWNDTLVGNSGDNVIEGLTGDDVMNGGAGIDTLSYEHTSASVSVSLAITGAQYTSAGNQTISGFENLTGSNLGWDTLTGNNTANVIAGLAGIDTIYGGGGNDTIDGGADGDTLYGEAGVDTIDGGDGNDSIDGGAGIDILRGGAGDDIIYVYTVADIVAGEQYDGGTGFDTLSLYFQADVDLSATALTGIEFLQQVNYYHNVSLRSEQLNGLSQLYGDSFTLTDGGSVALNGAFTQSVGVFRLSAAGNVFDMTGVTGQSGYRIEGAGGADAVTGSENDEQMFGGGGNDLLSGAAGNDTLNGEAGIDTLNGGNGNDTLDGGTGADVLSGGAGDDYIYVYDVADIAAGEHYDGGADYDTLSLYFQADADLSATSLAGIEFLQQAYYGYNVSLTAAQLDGLGQIYVRGLTLTTGGSVSLDDTNVSAAEFFYLSAAGNNFDLTGATGQAAFTVQGAGGADTVTGSIGNDGLYGAGGNDVLNGTDGLDSLYGEAGIDTLNGGEGDDALDGGAGADILNGGAGNDVIYVYDAGDIAAGELYDGGSGEDRLDLYFQADVDLSATSLTGIELLQQSYFSYTISMTAAQLDTIGGLYVRWVALTTGGSVTLNDTDVSANEAFYLAAAGNSFDLSGVTGQNGFTVYGDVGNDTVTGSIYGDNLNGGAGSDTINGGDGGDVLAGGLGIDHLSGGGGDDFLDVGDVDDIGIPDIAGETYSGGTGFDTLRYHTLYTTVDFSGTTIGTDIEQLDTSGSTTYLTASQLGNFTHLQSIGDIYVTTSGLINLAGVTFNGSVGVIHLNDSGTTLILTGALNGGVTVHGGIGSDRVDATSGSDLVQGNEGNDTLSGAAGIDYLYGEAGNDILLGGVGNDTIDGGDGSDTASYAEATSAVNVNLNTNVAAGGHGSDALYSIENIIGGSANDVLTGNAESNVLEGGAGNDTINGMGGADVASYAGAASAVTVSLAVTGQQNTLGAGLDTLTNMEGLAGSEFNDTLTGNAAINSLLGNGGNDLINAGDGADVLGGGDGNDTLNGEGGNDVVNAGAGNDIVDGGIGNDTLNGGDGNDVLAGGAGTDTLNAEGGDDSFAVSGTVDAGDRFIGGSGIDTLLSQSATHLDLTGAIIDADVERVVNTGATVLLTAAQLAAFSIVEADTVRLSGGGTADLTGATLAITGSIAGSGFVLSDAGNTLILNGVSGGYRINGGTGADTVTGALGADQIAGGAGNDTLNGDAGNDVIEGGTGADTLNGGANDDLLIGGDGNDALDGGDGIDTVSYATAAAGVSANLATGSATTGGETDTLANIETLIGSAFADTLIGNAGANTLSGGAGNDVIDGGDGNDLLDGGTGDDVLTGGSGSDIAIIALMSADAVIEPRADGSVVVSSLSNPGFGTKTLTQIEFIRFLDGDVPVVNDMTPIVGTSGDDLLEGNGGPNTLNGLAGNDRLSGLAGNDTLDGGAGNDILNGGDGIDTVSYATAAAAVTVSLALNGPQATGGSGSDTLSNIENITGSAFADRLTGSAGANTLAGGAGDDLLVGGAGNDVLDGGTGFDTASYATATAAVVASLLTGSATGGAGTDTLAGIEALTGSNYGDTFTGDGGNNRLSGANGNDVLEGGAGDDTLDGGTGIDTASYAGASAFVTVTLGTTIAQNTGGAGTDTLVLIENLIGSAFADVLTGNTGANTITGGDGDDLIDGGTGRVGDILSGGAGIDTLSYASATARITANLSVTTVQSTGAAGSDTVSGFENLIGSTYDDVLTGDAAANVLTGGNGNDVLQGGLGDDRIEGGAGSDTASFAAATAAVTASLVTNSATGGAGTDVLVAIENLTGTAYNDVLTGDGNANTLSGGLGNDLLIGGLGNDILDGGSGTDTVTYADAASGIALTLVGTSGQNTGGAGTDAVRNIENVIGSAFADTLTGNEYGNVLTGGDGNDVLQGGLGNDTLQGGNGIDTVTYAAASGGVRVSLAITVGQSTLAAGGDTLSGFENLTGSAYDDQLTGDAGANVLTGNAGNDVLAGGLGDDTLVGGAGNDTASYATATSAVTVNLALATAQNSGGAGTDTLSSIENLTGSNFDDILTGSIQINIIAAGSGNDTVDAGSGNDTVDGGAGNDVLRGAAGDDVLTGAAGTDTLTGGAGADLLTGGTQNDRFVYLAAGDSTLTVTDRILDFAAGDILDVSAVDAASAAGDQAFGRVATVTSGVAQYTLAFDAGTNTSTASFYVNGDANADMVILFTGDVTALTASWVL; the protein is encoded by the coding sequence ATGCCGACCTACAATGGAACCACCGGTCCGGACACGATCACCGGCGATCAGGCGGGGCCCGCCGAGGACACGATCAACGGCGGCAATGGCAATGACGTGCTCACGGGCGGTGAACTCGCCGATATCCTCAACGGCGGCGCCGGCACTGACACGCTGAGCGGCGGCAATGGCGACGATACGCTCAACGGCGGCGCGGGTGCCGACACGATCAATGGCGGCGATGGCGACGATGTGATCCTCTATAGCGCATCGGGTGACCCGGTCGCGGGTGAGCAGATCGTCGGCGGCGCCGGCTTCGATGTGATCCGCGGATCGACGGGAGCAACGCTGGACCTGTCGGTGGTCACGATCGCGGCGGACGTCGAAGGCCTTGATGTTTTCGGAACCGTCAGATTGACGGCACTGCAGCTCGATCGTTTCAGCTACATCTACTCATATGGATATGCGATAGAGATCGCGAGCGCCGGCATCATTTCGTTGAACGGCGCCACCCTGCTGAACAACGTCAACATCTATCTCTCGGCCAGCGGGAACACGCTCGATTTCACTGGTGCCGACGCAGACAATTACGCCGCCATCTACGGCGCAACCGGAAACGACAATGTCACGGGAACGGCCTTCGGCGACTATCTGTATGGCGATGCCGGTGACGACATTGTGAACGGCGCCGACGGGGCGGACACGATCGACGGGGGCACCGGCACCAACACGCTGTCCGGCGGTGCCGGCGACGACACGATCTATTCGGTTTCGGTTCTCGATACGATCGACGGCGGCGCGGGTACGGATACCCTCTACATCGATGCTTCGGCCATGACGAGCGGTGTCGTCAGCACGCTCGCGATCACGGGCGTCGAAACGCTCGGGTATCTGTATCTCACGCAGTACGACGACATCGTCTCGCTTGCGAACGTGTCGTTCACGACCGGTGGAACCGTCTATCTGCTGGAAGGCAATGATCAGGCGACCGGCAGCATCGCTGGAGACATCATCTATGGCGGCGGCGGTGACGACCAACTGAGCGGTGGGGCTGGCGACGATGAATTGATCGGCGACAGCGGATCGGACACGCTCAGTGGTGGTGACGGCAATGACGTCCTTCGTTCCTACGCTGATGTCGATAGTTTCATGGATATCGACACGCTTGCCGGCGGCAGCGGCGACGATCGGCTGTTCGGCGGCTATGGCGACAACCTCGATGGCGGCGCAGGCGTCGATACGCTTTCGATCGAATACCGCTATGCGCCATCCGGGCTGATGCTCGACTTTTCCGTCCTCTTTACCGGCGGATCGATGCAGGTGGGCGGCGGCACGCTGCAGGGTTTCGAACGTTATGGCTATCTGACCGCCAGCGAATTCAACGACGTGATTTCGGTGGGCGACGCGTCGGAAGACAGCTCCGTTCTGTATCACGGTATCTGGGGCCATGGCGGCGACGATACGCTGAACGGCGGATCGGGCAACAACACCTTGCTGGGCGGCCTCGGCCGCGACATCCTGAACGGCGGTGCCGGCATCGACACCGCCGCCTATTACGATCTCACCGCCGGTGTCGGCGTGAACGTCAACCTCAACAGCACCGCAGCACAAAACACGGTCGGCGGCGGCGTCGATACGCTGAGCAGCATCGAGAACCTGATCGGCACCGCCTGGAACGACACGCTGGTCGGCAACAGCGGTGACAATGTCATCGAGGGGCTGACCGGCGACGACGTGATGAACGGCGGCGCGGGCATCGACACGCTGAGCTACGAGCATACCAGCGCCTCGGTCAGTGTCAGTCTCGCGATCACCGGGGCACAGTATACGAGTGCGGGAAATCAAACGATCAGCGGTTTCGAGAACCTGACGGGATCGAACCTCGGCTGGGACACGCTCACCGGCAACAATACGGCCAATGTGATTGCGGGCCTTGCCGGTATCGACACCATTTATGGCGGCGGCGGAAACGACACGATCGATGGCGGCGCAGACGGCGACACGCTCTATGGCGAAGCCGGCGTGGACACCATCGATGGCGGCGACGGCAATGACAGCATCGATGGCGGCGCAGGCATCGACATTCTGCGCGGCGGCGCGGGAGACGACATCATTTATGTCTATACTGTCGCCGACATCGTCGCCGGCGAACAATATGATGGCGGCACGGGCTTTGATACGCTCAGCCTTTACTTCCAGGCCGATGTCGATCTCTCTGCGACCGCTCTGACGGGCATCGAGTTTCTGCAACAGGTCAATTATTATCATAATGTCTCGCTCAGGTCAGAGCAGCTCAACGGTCTGAGCCAGCTCTACGGCGATTCCTTCACCCTGACCGATGGCGGATCGGTCGCGCTGAACGGCGCTTTCACGCAATCGGTTGGCGTCTTCCGCCTCTCAGCCGCCGGCAATGTCTTCGACATGACGGGGGTCACCGGGCAAAGCGGATACCGCATCGAGGGCGCCGGGGGCGCGGACGCGGTAACCGGGTCCGAGAATGACGAGCAGATGTTCGGCGGTGGCGGCAATGACCTGCTTTCGGGTGCTGCCGGCAATGACACGCTCAACGGCGAGGCCGGGATCGATACGCTCAATGGCGGCAACGGCAACGACACGCTCGACGGAGGCACGGGCGCGGACGTTCTGAGCGGCGGCGCGGGCGACGACTATATCTATGTCTATGACGTCGCGGACATCGCCGCGGGCGAACACTATGATGGCGGCGCCGACTACGACACGCTCAGCCTCTATTTCCAGGCCGACGCCGATCTTTCCGCCACCAGCCTTGCAGGGATCGAATTTCTTCAACAGGCATATTATGGCTACAATGTTTCACTGACGGCCGCGCAGCTCGACGGGCTGGGGCAGATCTACGTCCGCGGACTGACGCTGACCACCGGTGGATCCGTTTCACTCGACGACACCAATGTGAGCGCCGCGGAGTTCTTCTATCTTTCCGCCGCCGGCAACAATTTCGACCTCACCGGTGCCACGGGCCAGGCGGCATTCACCGTGCAAGGCGCTGGCGGCGCGGACACGGTGACGGGTTCCATCGGCAATGACGGGCTGTACGGCGCCGGCGGCAACGACGTGCTGAATGGCACGGACGGCCTGGACAGCCTGTATGGCGAGGCCGGGATCGACACGCTTAACGGTGGCGAGGGCGACGACGCGCTCGATGGCGGCGCCGGTGCCGACATCTTGAACGGCGGCGCAGGCAACGATGTGATCTACGTCTATGACGCGGGCGACATCGCGGCCGGCGAACTCTATGACGGCGGCAGCGGCGAGGACCGGCTCGATCTCTACTTCCAGGCGGATGTCGATCTTTCCGCCACCAGCCTTACCGGCATCGAACTGCTCCAGCAGTCCTATTTCAGCTACACCATCTCGATGACCGCGGCGCAGCTCGACACGATCGGCGGCCTCTATGTCCGCTGGGTGGCGCTCACGACGGGTGGGTCGGTGACGCTGAACGACACCGATGTGTCGGCGAACGAAGCCTTCTATCTTGCGGCCGCCGGCAACAGTTTCGACCTGTCGGGCGTCACCGGGCAGAACGGCTTCACCGTCTATGGCGATGTCGGCAACGACACCGTCACCGGCTCGATCTACGGCGACAATCTGAACGGCGGTGCCGGCAGCGACACCATCAATGGCGGCGACGGCGGCGATGTGCTCGCCGGAGGGCTCGGGATCGACCATCTGAGCGGCGGCGGCGGCGACGATTTCCTCGATGTCGGCGATGTAGACGACATCGGCATCCCCGATATCGCGGGAGAGACCTACAGTGGCGGCACCGGCTTCGACACGTTGCGCTATCATACCTTGTACACGACGGTCGACTTCTCCGGGACGACGATCGGAACCGACATCGAGCAGCTCGATACGAGTGGCTCGACGACCTATCTCACCGCAAGCCAGCTCGGCAATTTCACCCATCTGCAGAGTATCGGCGACATCTATGTCACCACGTCCGGCCTTATCAACCTGGCGGGCGTGACCTTCAATGGCAGCGTTGGCGTCATTCACCTCAACGACAGTGGCACTACGCTGATCCTGACCGGCGCGCTGAATGGCGGCGTGACGGTCCATGGCGGTATCGGCAGCGATCGGGTCGATGCGACGAGCGGTAGCGACCTTGTGCAAGGCAACGAGGGTAATGACACGCTGAGCGGCGCGGCCGGCATCGATTACCTCTATGGCGAAGCCGGCAACGACATCCTTCTGGGCGGCGTCGGCAACGACACGATCGACGGCGGCGACGGCAGCGATACCGCGAGCTACGCCGAGGCGACCTCGGCGGTGAACGTCAACCTCAACACCAATGTCGCGGCGGGCGGCCACGGCTCCGACGCGCTGTACAGCATTGAGAACATCATCGGCGGCAGCGCGAACGACGTGCTGACCGGCAACGCCGAGAGCAATGTCCTCGAAGGCGGCGCCGGCAACGATACGATCAACGGCATGGGCGGCGCCGACGTCGCCAGCTACGCCGGCGCCGCGAGCGCGGTAACCGTCAGCCTGGCGGTCACCGGCCAGCAGAACACGCTTGGCGCCGGCCTCGATACGCTGACCAATATGGAAGGCCTCGCCGGCTCCGAATTCAACGATACGCTGACGGGCAACGCCGCAATCAATTCGCTGCTGGGCAATGGCGGCAACGACCTGATCAACGCGGGTGACGGTGCCGACGTGCTGGGCGGCGGCGACGGCAACGACACCCTCAACGGCGAAGGCGGCAACGACGTCGTCAATGCCGGCGCCGGCAACGACATCGTCGATGGCGGCATCGGCAACGACACGCTCAACGGCGGGGACGGTAACGACGTTCTGGCCGGCGGCGCCGGCACCGACACGCTGAATGCCGAAGGCGGAGACGACAGCTTCGCGGTCAGCGGCACCGTCGATGCGGGCGACCGCTTCATCGGCGGCAGCGGCATCGACACGCTGCTGTCGCAGTCCGCGACGCACCTCGACCTGACCGGCGCGATCATCGACGCGGACGTCGAGCGGGTGGTCAATACCGGCGCGACCGTGCTGCTCACCGCAGCCCAACTCGCTGCGTTCAGCATCGTCGAGGCGGATACCGTGCGGCTTTCCGGCGGCGGCACCGCCGACTTGACCGGAGCGACGCTCGCCATCACCGGTAGCATTGCCGGATCGGGCTTCGTGCTCAGCGACGCGGGCAACACGCTGATCCTGAATGGCGTGAGCGGTGGCTACCGCATCAACGGCGGCACCGGTGCCGATACGGTCACCGGCGCGCTGGGCGCCGATCAGATCGCGGGCGGCGCGGGCAACGACACGCTGAACGGCGATGCCGGCAACGATGTGATCGAAGGCGGCACCGGAGCGGACACCCTCAACGGCGGCGCCAATGACGACCTGCTGATCGGCGGCGACGGCAACGACGCACTGGATGGCGGCGACGGCATCGACACCGTGAGCTATGCGACGGCGGCTGCCGGCGTATCGGCGAACCTCGCCACCGGCAGCGCCACGACCGGCGGCGAGACCGACACGCTCGCGAACATCGAGACGCTGATCGGATCCGCCTTCGCCGACACGCTGATCGGCAACGCGGGCGCCAACACGCTCTCCGGCGGCGCGGGCAATGACGTCATCGATGGTGGCGACGGCAATGACCTGCTGGATGGCGGCACCGGCGACGATGTGCTGACCGGCGGATCGGGCAGCGACATCGCGATCATCGCGCTGATGTCCGCTGATGCGGTCATCGAGCCGCGTGCGGATGGATCGGTGGTCGTCTCCAGCCTGTCCAACCCGGGCTTCGGCACCAAGACGCTCACCCAGATCGAGTTCATCCGTTTCCTCGATGGCGACGTGCCTGTCGTCAACGACATGACGCCGATCGTCGGCACCTCAGGCGACGATCTGCTCGAGGGCAATGGCGGCCCGAACACGCTCAACGGCCTGGCCGGCAACGACCGGCTCAGTGGCCTGGCTGGCAACGACACGCTGGATGGTGGCGCCGGCAACGACATCCTCAACGGCGGCGACGGCATCGACACCGTTTCCTATGCGACCGCGGCGGCGGCCGTGACGGTCAGCCTCGCGCTGAACGGCCCGCAGGCGACCGGCGGATCGGGCAGCGACACGCTGTCCAACATCGAGAACATCACCGGTTCGGCCTTCGCCGACCGGCTGACCGGCAGCGCCGGCGCCAACACGCTGGCCGGCGGTGCGGGTGACGACCTGCTGGTGGGCGGCGCGGGCAATGACGTGCTCGACGGTGGTACCGGCTTCGACACCGCCAGCTATGCGACGGCGACCGCCGCGGTGGTCGCCAGCCTGCTGACCGGCAGCGCCACCGGCGGCGCCGGCACCGACACGCTGGCCGGCATCGAGGCGCTGACCGGCAGCAATTATGGCGACACCTTCACCGGCGACGGCGGCAACAACCGGCTGAGCGGCGCCAACGGCAATGACGTGCTGGAAGGCGGCGCCGGCGACGATACGCTCGACGGCGGCACCGGCATCGACACCGCCAGCTATGCGGGCGCCAGTGCCTTCGTAACGGTCACGCTCGGTACCACCATTGCCCAGAACACGGGCGGCGCCGGCACCGATACGCTGGTGCTGATCGAGAACCTCATCGGTTCTGCTTTCGCCGACGTGCTGACCGGCAATACCGGCGCCAACACCATCACCGGCGGCGATGGCGACGATCTGATCGATGGCGGCACCGGCCGGGTCGGCGACATCCTGTCGGGCGGCGCGGGCATCGACACGCTGAGCTATGCCAGCGCCACCGCGCGCATCACGGCGAACCTTTCGGTTACCACGGTACAGTCCACGGGTGCCGCGGGCAGCGACACCGTCTCGGGCTTCGAAAACCTCATCGGCTCCACCTATGACGATGTTCTGACCGGCGATGCCGCCGCGAACGTCCTGACCGGCGGCAATGGCAACGACGTGCTGCAGGGCGGGCTCGGCGACGATCGGATCGAAGGCGGCGCCGGATCCGACACGGCGAGCTTTGCCGCCGCGACGGCCGCGGTCACCGCAAGCCTCGTCACCAACAGCGCAACCGGCGGTGCCGGCACCGACGTGCTGGTGGCGATCGAAAACCTGACCGGCACGGCCTATAACGACGTGCTGACCGGCGACGGCAATGCCAACACGCTGAGCGGCGGCCTGGGCAACGACCTGCTGATCGGCGGCCTCGGCAATGACATCCTCGACGGCGGATCCGGCACGGACACCGTGACCTATGCCGACGCCGCCTCGGGGATCGCGCTGACATTGGTCGGCACCTCCGGCCAGAACACCGGCGGTGCCGGCACCGATGCGGTGCGCAACATCGAGAATGTGATCGGATCGGCCTTCGCCGACACGCTGACCGGCAATGAGTATGGCAATGTGCTGACCGGTGGCGACGGCAACGACGTGCTGCAGGGCGGACTCGGCAACGACACGCTGCAGGGCGGCAACGGCATCGATACGGTGACCTATGCCGCGGCAAGCGGCGGCGTGCGCGTCAGCCTGGCGATCACGGTCGGCCAATCGACCCTGGCGGCCGGCGGCGACACCCTGTCGGGCTTCGAGAACCTCACCGGCAGCGCCTATGACGACCAGCTGACCGGGGACGCCGGCGCCAATGTGCTGACCGGCAACGCCGGCAATGACGTGCTGGCAGGCGGGCTCGGCGACGACACGCTGGTCGGCGGTGCGGGCAACGACACCGCCAGCTATGCCACCGCCACCAGCGCCGTGACGGTGAACCTGGCGCTGGCGACCGCGCAGAACAGCGGCGGCGCCGGCACCGACACGCTGTCCTCGATCGAGAATCTCACCGGATCGAACTTCGACGACATCCTCACCGGCTCGATCCAGATCAACATCATCGCCGCGGGCTCGGGCAACGATACCGTCGATGCCGGTTCGGGCAACGACACGGTCGACGGCGGCGCCGGCAACGACGTGCTGCGCGGCGCTGCCGGCGACGATGTGCTGACGGGTGCGGCGGGCACCGATACGCTGACCGGCGGTGCCGGCGCCGACCTGCTCACCGGCGGCACCCAGAACGACCGCTTCGTCTACCTCGCCGCGGGCGACAGCACGCTCACTGTGACCGACCGCATCCTCGACTTCGCGGCGGGCGACATCCTCGACGTGTCGGCGGTGGACGCGGCCAGCGCGGCGGGCGACCAGGCGTTCGGCCGGGTGGCGACGGTCACCAGCGGTGTCGCCCAATACACGCTGGCGTTCGACGCGGGCACCAACACGAGCACCGCCAGCTTCTACGTCAATGGCGATGCCAACGCCGACATGGTGATCCTGTTCACGGGCGACGTGACGGCGTTGACGGCATCCTGGGTGCTGTAA